Within Gemmatimonadota bacterium, the genomic segment GCGGCGGGATTCGAGGACGGCGGCCACGTTGCTGAGAGCCAGGATGAGGTAGAAGGCGCCGGCGAGGGTTTGGCCGACCGGCAGCGTTTTGACCGCGGCGAGGAGGGCGACGGCTCCGATCATCGTGGCACCGAATTGGGCGGCGGCGTAGGCCTGGAACGGGCGGGCGACCGGTGGGTCGAACTTGTGATAGGTGGCCGGGCTGACCGGGGTCGGGTGTTCGCTCTCGCCGAGCTCGGCGGGGCTCCAGCCGGGGCGGCCGAAGATGATTCGGCGTTTGTCCTTCCAGGCCGTTGCCCGCCATGCCTTCCGGGCAATCTCGACGAAGATGTGCAGGTTGGCCCAGACCGGGTTCCAGCTCCCGAGCGGCTTGGTGATGCCGTAGACCGGCGGTTCGACCTCGGGTTCGAATGAGCGGAACAGCCGATCCCAGATGATGAAGACCCCGGCGTAGTTCCGGTCCTGGTATTGGGGGTTGACCCCGTGATGAACCCGATGGTGCGACGGGGTGTTCATCATGGCCTCGAACGGCCCGGGCAGTTGATCGATGGCCCGGGTGTGGATCCAGAACTGATAGATCAAGTTGAGGCCGTGGCAGACCACCCACATGGTGACCGGAATGCCCAGTAGTGCGAGCGGCATGTAGAAGACCCAACCCATCAGACCGTGGAGACTCGACTGCCGGAGCGCCACGGTCAGATTGTATTCCTCGCTCGAGTGATGGACCACATGGCCGGCCCAGAGGATGTTCACCTCGTGAGACATCCGATGGAGCCAGTAGTACGCCAGGTCGTCGAGAACGAACACCGTAACCCAGGCTCCGAGTGCCCAGACGTCGAGGCCGAATCCGAAGAGGTTGTCCGTGGCGGGAAAGGGCGTTCGGTCGCTCCAGTCCGGGAGACCCAACCACCGCGGGATCGAGGCTGCTTGCTCGACGGCCCCGTAGACGATCATGGTGCCGATCGCCACGAAGATCCCGACCAACTGACTCACCGTGCCTAACGAAAGATCGCTGATCGAATCGTTGAGCCGGTAGAGATGCCGGCCGGTGCGCCGGGCCACCAGCAGTTCGAGGCTGATCAGCGCGAAAAAGAGCGGAATGGATGCCTGAATTACGTCCATGGTGTAAGATAGGGGACAACCTTTGCCGGAACCAACGACCCATGAAGATGTGCTACGCTCTTGTCCTCGCCTCGATCCTTGGCGGGCCCCTCGCGGCCCAAGATCGCCTCGACCTCCTCTCCGCCGAGATCGACCGGGTGGCACCGCTCTCCGGCGGGGTGCTCGGCATCGGAATCCACCACCTCGAAACCGGCCGGGAGTTGTACGTCCGCGGCGACGACCAGTTTCCGATGGCGAGCAGTTTCAAGGTGCCGGTGGCCGTCCAGCTGCTGACCCTCGTGGACCAGGGAAAACTCCGGCTCGACAGTATGGTCACGCTCAAGCCGAGCGATCTGCACCCCGGCAGCGGGACCCTGACCAACCTGTTCGACGATCCCGGGGTCTCGCTCTCGGTCCGGAATCTGCTCGAGCTCATGCTGCTGATCAGCGACAACTCGGCCACTGACATTTTGCTTCGGTTGGCCGGCGGCGGCGAGCCGGTCAACGCCCGGCTCCGGGCCCTCGGCGTGTCGGGGATCTCCGTCGACCGGCCGACCGTGGCGCTGATTGCCGACGCGGTCGGGGTTCGGAACCTGCCGCCGGAGTCGGAGCTGACCCCGAAAGTGTTTCGGGAGCTGTCCCGCCAAGTGACCGACGACGAGCGGAAAGCGGCGGTCGAGGTGTTTTACCATGATCCGCGGGATACGGCGACTCCCAAAGGAATGGCCGCGTTGCTCCGGAAGATTTGGCGGGGCGAAGCGCTCAGTCCGGAGAGCACGGCGCTGTTGATCGACATCATGTATCGGTGCCAGACCGGTCAGGCCCGGATTAAGGGGCTGCTGCCCCCGGACGTGCGGGTGGCCCACAAGACCGGGACCCTGGGCCTTGGGGTGGCGGCGGACGTCGGAGTGATCGAGCTCCCGGGCGGGGGCGGCCATTTGATCGTGACGGCCTTCGTCAAGCAGTCGACGAAGGACGGACCGGAGCAGGAACGGGCGATTGCCCAAGCGGCGCGCGCCGCCTACGACTATTTCCTGTTCCACCCCGGGCGTTAGGTGGGTTGCGGACCGGCTAGGTGGGGTTGTGGCGACCACCAGGGCCTGTTATCGCCGTGGCCGTTGGCGTATCTGACCCATTGATGGCTCGAATCCCGGCTGGTGGCGTGACCATGGTTTGTTCCACCCGAGGCCGGATCTGGATGGCTGCCGGCATGCTGATGGCGGGCGGGGCTCCGCGAGCCGGACGGGCCCAACCCGCACCCCTGGCCGGTCTGGACCGGTATATCGAGTCATCGATGCGGGCCTGGAAGGTCCCGGGCCTGGCGATGGCGGTCGTGCACAAAGGCCAAATCGTGCTGGCCCGGGGCTACGGCGTTCGGCGGGTTGGATCGGCCGACCCCGTGACCGATGAAACGCTCTTCGCGATCGGCTCGGCCACCAAGACCTTCACGGCCACCGCCATCGGGATGCTGGCCGAGCAAGGCAAGCTCGGGCTCGACGAGCCAGTGATTCGATACCGGCCGGATTTCCGGCTCTTCGATCCAGTCGCCACCCGCGAGGTGACGCTGCGGGATCTGCTGAGCCATCGAACCGGACTCGCCGGCGGCGATTTCCTCTGGGCTACCGGCGAGTTTGGCCGCGATGAGATCGTCCGCCGGGCCGGGACGATTGCGCCGGTATGGCCGTTTCGTTCCCACTTCGACTATAGCAATGTGATGTTCATCGCGGCCGGGCAGGTGGCGGCCACGGTTGCCGGGCAGTCCTGGGATGATCTAGTGAAGACCCGGATCCTCGACCCGCTCGGGATGCCAGCGACCGTCACCAGCGTTCGGTCCCTCCCGGCCGGTGGGAATGTCGCGACACCGCACGACCCGACCGACGGGGAACCCCGCCCGGTGGCGTGGCGCAACATGGACAACACCGCGGCGGCCGGCGGCATCAACTCGAACGTGCGGGACATGGCCCGGTGGCTGCAATTCCAGTTGGGCGGGGGCGCGGTCAACGGCCGCCAGCTGGTCGGCCGGTCGTTCCTCGACATGATGCGGAAACCGGAGACCCTGATCCAGCGAGACGGCTCCTGGGCCATGATGAGTCCGGAAGGCCACTTTATGGCCTACGGGCTGGGCTGGATCATGAGCGACTATCGGGGCCGGCAATTGCTCCAACACGGCGGTGGCATCGACGGGATGAGCGCCATGGTTGGGCTCCTGCCCGAGGCTGATATCGGGATCGTCGTGTTGAGCAACCTCAACGGCAATCAACTCCCGCTGGCCGTGATGATGCGGGTCTTCGATGCCTACCTGCAGGCGCCCGATCGAGACTGGAGCGGCGAATATCATCAACTCGGCAGAGGGGCGGAGGCGGCCGGGAAGGCGGAGGAGCAACAGAGGACCCGGCAGCTGGTGGCGGGGACCAGCCCGACATTGCCGCCCGCGGGCTATGTCGGCACCTATCGGGAACCCACCTACGGTGATCTGTCGGTCACCATGGAGAACGGGGTCCTCCGGGCGCGCTTCGGGCCGGAATTCGTTGGCCGGCTCGAGCATCTGCAGTTCGACACCTTCCGCGCGGTCTGGGACAATCCGGCCCGGGAAACCAATTACCTCAACTTCACGATCGACGTGACCCGACGGGCCGCTGAGGCGGATCTGTACCTCTGGGCTCCGGCCCATTTCAAGCGAGTTCCCGAATGACCTCATGTCCTGGGTGTGGGGTGCCGATACTCCGAGGGATGCGGACTCTCCTGCTGGCTCTCGGGGTCTTGGTGGTGGCGTCGGGCCGAGCCCTTGCCCAGGTCAGCTACTCGCACGACGCCCTCGAGGAAATCCAGTCGATCAGCGTTCGGGCCGACGTCCAGGGCCCCGGCGACAATGGCCGGTTGGGCCCGGCTGCTCGAAGACATCGTGCGCCAGGAACTGACCCGGGCCGACATTCTCTACGAGCGGGGTGACCCCCGCGCCGATGACTGCTGCACCCTCCGGCTCGACGTTCGGCTGGCGACCGGTGCGGGCCGGGCTCGGTTCGGTGTTGGCTATACCGCCCGGTTGGAACTCGGCTACCGCGACCGGGTCGGCAATGCGCCGAGCTGGACGACGGTCTGGGCCGGGCGGATGCTCTCGAACGTCGTGGAACGACCCGGGCTCGACCAGTCGGTCCGGGCCGCCGCCCTGGAGTTGGTCGGCGACTTCATCGATCGGTACCGGGAGTACTTCCCCCGCCGTTAGGCCATCAGGGCTGTTTCTTTAAATCGACATAGGATGCCAGCGAGTACATGATCGGGTCGGTCACCGACATCGCATTGGCCTGGCCCTTGAGCGTGCCGTCCTGCAGCAGCAACCCGAGCCTCACGAAGTGAGGCCATCGTTTGGCGTCCCCGGTCGGAATCTCGCCCCCAAACCGCCCGGACAGCCGGCCGTCGATCAAACTGACTTCGTTGAGGATGGCCCGCGGCTGCTTCCCTAACCAGACATGAATGTCGCCATCCGGCTTGACCAGCAGACGCACCGCCACCGTCGAGTCCCAGGTCCGCATCGTACCGGACCATTGGCCGATCAACTCCGGCGTCGCCGCGAAGGTGCGGGGGGCCGGGGCCGGCCGGCCCCGGCGTACCCGCAACGAGTCGGCATACCGGGGCAGAAGCGCGGCGGCAATGTCCTGGGCGATGAAGTCGGGCCGGATTCCGGTGTTGGCGAGGACCACGATGGCGAGGTTCTCGGTCGGGTAGAGATTCATCGCCGTCGCGACGCCAGGCATTCCGCCGGTGTGGCCGAATCTGAGAAAGCCCATGTCGTCAGGGGCGATTCCGAAGCCGAGTCCGTAGGAGGCCGGCGCGACCGGCAGGTGCATCAGGTCGACGGATTCGGGCTTGAGGATCGGCCGCTGGTCCGGGAGCTTGTTCTTCAGGTGGAACATCCCGAACCGGACCAGGTCGTGGGCACTCGAGTACACCGCCGACGCGCCGACGTGGTCGAAGGTGTAGAACGGAATCGGTTTCTGGTCCCCGTCATAGCGCTCGGCGGCGAAGTCCTCCATGCCGGGCGGGATGTCGATGGCCGTGCGGGTCAGGCCGAGCGGCAGGAAGACTTCGCTCCGCATGAAGTCGGCATAACGCTGACCCGAGGCTCGCTCGATGATGTGGTCGATGATGCCGAACCCCAAATTGGAATACTCGTGGAGCTTGCCGGGAGGGAACACCAGATTCCCATACCGGCTGATCGCCTCGTCCATCGTCGGCGGGCCGTACCCCCGGTCGGCATAGTAGAACTGGTAGTGGAGCGGGAGGCCGGCGGTATGGCCCATCACTCGGCGCACGGTGGCCCGCGACGCGTCGCCGGCCAACCCGGTCAGCTTGCCCAATCCGAGGTAATCGTTAGCCGGCTGATCGAGCGCGACCCGGCCGCGGTCGACGAGGATCATGAGACCGGTCGCGGTGACCGGTTTTGAGATCGAGGCCAACGAGTACATCGTGTGGTGGGTGGCGCCGATCATCTTCTCGCGGTTGGCCCAGCCGAATCCCTCTTCCCACAAGATCTTGCCGTCCTTGGCCACCGCGACGGCGACCGACGCCGTGTTGGTGGAATCAAGGAATCGTTTGATCGACGCGCGGATCGGGGCGAAGCGGTCGGCGGTTTGAGCGGGCAGGGCGGTGCTGCCGGCCAGGAGGAACAGGAGCAGGAGGACGGACCGGGTCATTGGGTGGCCTGTGGGGGTCGCTTGAAGTTACCTTTTGCCCACGATATTGGATACATCCCCTTTTCTCCCCGGATCGCCATGACCCGTTCCACTTGGCTCAGTTCCCTCGGTCTCGTTCTCATCGGCGGGGCACCGGGGCGCTCCGCGGCTGATCCCGACCCCAAGGCGATCGACGCGATCTTCGCCAAGTACGACCACACCACGGCGCCGGGTTGCGCGGTGGGCGTCTTTCGGAACGGGCAGACGATCTTCGGCCGGGGCTATGGGATGGCCGACCTCAACCAAGGCGTCCCGATCACGACCAACACGGTCTTCTACATCGCCTCAACCTCGAAACAGTTCACCGCGATGAGTACGGCGCTCTTGGCCGAGCAAGGGAAGATTTCGCTCGACGATCCGGTCCGAAAATGGGTGCCGGAGCTTCCGGCCGGGGCCGACCGGGTGACGATTCGGCATCTGGTGCACCATACCAGCGGCCTGCGGGACTACCTCGGTCTTTGGGGTACCTCGGGGCGGGGCTTTGCCGACGAGATCCCCGAGGAAGTGGGACTCGATTTGATCGTCCGGCAGAAAGCGCTCGATTTCGAACCGGGGAGCCGCTACTCATACTCGAATTCAGGCTACTTCCTGTTGTCGGTGATCGTACACCGGGCCAGTGGCAAGACCCTCCGTCAGTTCGCCGAAGCCAACATCTTTGGTCCTCTCGGGATGACGGCCACCCATTTCCACGACAACAATGCCGAAATCGTCGGGCGGCGCGCCGAAGGGTATCAGCCATTGCCGGGCGGCGGGTTCGAGATCGTCCGGACCAGCTTTGCCCTGGTCGGCGACGGCGGATTGCTGACGACGATTCAGGATCTGGCTCGATGGGACGAGAACTTCTACGCCAACCGGCTCGGAACCCGAGGCGCGGCGCTGGTCGACCAGGTCACCACGCCCGGGCGGCTCAACACCGGTGAGGCCCAGACGTACGCGTTCGGCCTGATGGCCGGGCAGTACCGCGGCCAGCCGGTCATCGAGCACGGCGGCTCCTTCATCGGCTACCGGGCCCAGTTGCTGCGGTTCCCGGCCCAGCATTTCTCGGTGGCCGTACTTTGCAACGACTACACCGCTCAGCCTGAGCGGATGGCCCACCAGGTGGCCGACCTGTATCTGGCCGACCGACTGGCCCCGGTGGCCGGACCGAAGACCAAAGCCGCCGGCGCGACCCTCGCAGCCGACCGGCTGGACCGGTGGGTGGGGAGTTACGAGCTGATGCCCGGGGCGGTAAGTCGGGTGACGAGGGACGGCGCGGCGCTCACGATGAGCGTCTTCGGGCAGGTGATTCCTCTCGCGGCGATCGACGATTCGACGTTCGACGCCTCACCGATCGCCGACCAGGTCGCGTTCCGGATGACCGCCGCCGGACCCGCCATGACGGTAAAGGCCATTGGGATCGTGGACCCGGTCGTCAGGCTCAGCCCGCCGCCGGCGTACACGGCCGCGGAGCTCCAGGCTTTCGTCGGGCGCTACGCGAGCGATGAACTCGATACCTGGTCGGTCATCGAGGCTAAGGGGGACACCTTGCGGGCCCGGACCCGGTGGGCGGCCTGGGCAACGTTGCAGCCGATTGCCAAGGACCGCTTCGGCGTGGCGGGAGCCCGGGTCCAGTTTGAACGCGACCGGGCCGGCAAGGTGACCGGGTATCGGGTCAGCGCCGGCCGGATGCAGAACGTGGGCTTCGTTAGGCGGTAGCGGGCGGCGCGGTTCGCTCGACCCGAACGGCCATCCAAAGCAATGCGGCGACGACGGCAACTCCGGCCCAGACACCCAGGAGGCCGGTCCAGCCCAGCGGGTCGCGCATCCGGGGCACGGCCCAGATCGAGATGACGCCGCCTAGGTTGCCCATCAGGTTCAAGACCCCGCCCGCGGCGCCGGGGGCGTGGCGGCCCAGCGCGGTGGCAGTGGTCCAGAACGGGCCTTCGGCGGCACTGATGCAGGCCACCGACAGGGACAATGCCCCGATGGCCAGGAACGGGCTCGACAGGTTGGCGCCGATCACCACGAACGCCGCGGCCGCGAACAGGCATCCCATCGCGACGCGGCGGGCACCCCGGCCCTGACCAAACTTCCGGCCGAGCCGGTCGGCGGCCAACCCGCCGAGCGGGCCGAGGAGAAACGCGGTAAACGGGGGGATGCTTCCCCAGACGCCGCTGGCCAGCAGGCTCATGCCTCGGCCGTCGGTCAGATAGCGGAAGAACCAGAAGATGAAGACGAAAAATACGGCGGAGTGAAGCAGATAGGCCGTCGAGAGCAGCATCAAATCCCGATGCTTGAGCAGTGACAAGGCCTGTTTGGCTTGCTCCCGGAGCGGGAGGGCAATCCCGAGGCCACGTTTGGGGAGGGGCGCAAACAGAAACCAGAGTCCGGCCGCGACGAGGCCAACCACGCCGCTCGCGATAAAGACCGCCCGCCAGCCGGCTTGGACCATCAGCGGCGCGAGGGTGAGCGGCGCCAGGGCCGAGCCGAGCAGGGCGGTGGAGATGAAGATGGCGTTGGCGGTGGATCGTCGTTCAACCGGGACGGCCTGGCTGATGGCCATCGAGCCGGCGGGATAGGTGGCCGCCTGCGAGATGCCGAGCAGAACCCGAGCGGCAAAGAGCGACAGGAACACGCCGGCTCCGCCGCCGATCAGGCCAGTGGCGAACGACGCGACCGCCCAGCCCACCACCGCGAGCCCGAGTACTACTCGGGCGCCGAGGCGGTCGGCCAGGAAACCGGCGGGGACTTGGAAGAGGGCGTAGGCCAGTTGGAATCCCCAGGCGCTGATGCTGCCCATGTCGGCCATGGTGAGGCCGAGTTCGGGCGCCATGAGTTCTTGGGCAATCGCAATGTTCGAGCGAAGGGCGTAGCCGACGAGACTCAGGAGCGATAGCAACACGATCAAGCGGGTTGGCTGCCGATTCGGATCGGTCATGGGAGCTCGTTGAAGGGAATGGTCAGCAAAGGTGGTTCGGGTTTGACCGCAGTGCAACCGGGAGCGACGATGAGGAATGGATCGATTGGTCTCATGGGGGTGGTGCTCGTGGCTGGCTCGTCCAGCGCGCAGTCCATCACGATCGAACAGATCACCGGGGCGCCGTTCGCGCAGGCCTTGGCGGTGGGGGGCGGAACCGTCGCCTGGGTTCACAACACCCGCGGAGTTCGGAACGTCTGGGTTGCGAGCGGGGCTGACCTCAAGGGTCGGCAGCTGACCAGCTACTCCCAAGACGACGGGCAAGAAATCGATGACGTCGTGGTGTCGCCGGATGGCAAGGCGATTTTCTACGTGCGGGGAGGCGATCCCAACCGGCGGGGGGAGATTCCGAACCCCACCAGCGATCCAGGCGGCCAAGAGCAGGCGATCTGGCGAGTAGCCCTGGCCGCCGGGCCGCCGGTGAAGGTCGGGAATGCCTCGGGCCCAGTGGTGTCGCCGAAGGGCGATTGGGTGGCGTATACCATGGCGGGCCAAGTTTGGGTTGCCCCGGTGACTGGGGCAGGCGAGGGCAAACAACTCTTCAAGGCCCGGGGGGCCGCCGGAGAGTTGGCGTGGTCGCCGGACGGGAGCAAGCTCGCGTTTACCAGCAATCGCGGCGACCATGCCTTCATCGGGGTCTTCGACCTGCCGGGGAAGATCATCCGGTGGATCGCCCCGAGTGCCGATCGCGACGGGGCCCCGGCATGGTCGCCCGACGGGAACAAGATCGGGTTCATTCGAATTCCGGCTGGATTCGATCCGCCGCTCTTCGGGCCGATGCGGACCAACCGGCCGTGGTCGATCTGGGTCGGCGACGTGGCCTCCGGGCAGGCCAGCCAGGCGTGGCGGGCAGCCGAGGGCCGCGGCAGCGCGCCGCACCAGATCGAGGGGCCGAGTCTGCTGTGGGGCGCCGGTGACCGGCTCGTCTTCCCCTGGGAGCGGGATGGCTGGGCCCATCTGTATTCGGTCGCCGCCTCGGGTGGTGACGCGGTGCTCTTGACGCCCGGCGCCGGCGAAGTGGAGTACCTCGCGATGACGCCCGACCGACAGTCGGTCATCTACAACAGCAACATCGGGGACATCGACCGGCGCGATCTCTTCCGGGTGCCGGTGGCCGGCGGCGCCCCGGTGGCGCTGCTCCCGACGGACGGCATTGAATGGGCCCCCCGCCCGATGAGCGATGGGCGGATCGCCTTCCTTCGCTCGGACGCCAAGCACCCATCCCATGTCGCTGTTCTGGCTGGCGGCCAAGCTCGGGCGTTGGCGCCGGAGGCGATGCCGGCTAACTTTCCCGTCCAGCGCTTGGTTGAACCAAAACAGGTGGTGTTCTCCTCGGCCGACGGGCTGCTGATCCACGGACAGTTGTTTCTGCCGCCGGACCTGAAACCGGGGGAACGCCGGCCGGCGATTGCGTTCTTCCACGGCGGGTCCCGGCGCCAAATGCTGCTTGGCTTCCACTACATGTTCTACTATCACGGTACCTACGCCATGAACCAGTGGTTGGCCAGTCAGGGCTACGTAGTGTTGTCGGTGAACTATCGGAGCGGTGTGGGGTACGGGATGGAGTTTCGGGAGGCCTTGAACTTCGGCGCGACCGGTGCCTCGGAGTACTATGACGTGCTGGGGGCGGGCGGCTATCTTCGCGGTCGTCCGGACGTTGACGGGGCCAAGATCGGCCTCTGGGGCGGTTCGTACGGGGGCTACTTGACCGCGATGGGTCTGGCCAAGTCTTCCGATCTGTTCGCCGCCGGTGTCGACATTCACGGGGTGCACGACTGGAATTCCGGGACCCAGAATTTCGTGCCGAGCTACAACCCGCTCGAGCGGCCCGAATCCGCCCGGTTGGCATTCGAATCGTCACCGCTCCGATGGGTCGATACCTGGAAGTCCCCGGTGCTCCTGGTTCATGGCGACGACGACCGTAACGTCAACTTCAACGAGACGGTCCGGCTGGTCGAAGCGCTCCGGAAGCAGGGGGTTGAACCGGAGCAACTCGTCTTCCCGGACGACGTTCATGACTTTCTGACGTATGCCAATTGGAACCGCGTCTACCATGCCACGGCAGAGTTCTTTGCCCGCAAACTGATGGGCAATCGATGAGTCGAACCATTGTCGTTGGGGCCGGCGTGATCGGGTTGGCCTGTGCCTACTCGCTCCGGCGTCGCGGGCGCGAGGTGGTGGTCGTCGATATGGGCCTCCCCGGTGAAGCCTGTACCAAGGGCAACGCCGGGTGGATTACGCCCTCCATCTCGGCGCCGATTCCGGCCCCGGGCCTGACGTTGACGTCGATCAAGTGGATGCTCAAGAGCGATAGCCCGCTCTATATCTCTCCGGTGGCTGCCCCGGGACTGGCCCGGTGGCTCTGGCGGTTCTGGCGGTACTGCAATCCCCGCGATTTCGTGGCCGGGCTCAATGCGGTGGCCTCGCTGAATCAATCGACCCACGCGGCCTTTGCCCAGCTGGAACGCGATGGGGTGGCCTTCGAACTCCATCGGGATGGATTGCTCTTCGTCTTCAAGGACGAGGGGTACATGGAGAACCTCCGCCGGGAGTTCGACTACTACAAGAACTACGGCTACTCGGTGCCGGACCGGATGTCCGGTGACGACATCCGCCGGCTCGAGCCGGGCGTGTCAGCGGCCGTCACGACCGGATTCCTGGTCAAGGAGGAGGCCCACGTCCGCCCGGAGACCCTCGCCGCCGGATACCTGGCGAAGCTCCGGGAGCTCGGCGTCGAGGTCAAGAGCGGGGTGCGGGTCGTCCGGGCGGCGCGGACCGGCGGGCGGGTCACGGGGATCGAGACCGACAGCGGGTCGCTGTCGGGCGATGAGGTGTTGGTGGCCGCCGGGGCTTGGTCCGGCCAAGTCACCGAACTGTTCGGGGTGCCGCTCCCGGTCCAAGCCGGCAAGGGCTACAGCATCACCGTAAACGGCGGTGGCCCGAAGTTGACCCGGCCCGTTTATCTGGGCGAGGCCCGGATTGGATGTTCGCCGTTCAACGGCTCGGTGCGGTTTGCCGGGACGATGGAGTTGTCCGGGATCAACACGGAGCTCGACCGGCGCCGGGTCCGCGGCATCCGGAAGGGCATCGGCGACTACCTGGCGGAGCCGCTTGGGGAAGCCGAGGGAACCGAATGGGTGGGGATGCGGCCGTTGACGCCGGACGGCCTCCCGATGTTAGGCAAGGTACCTGGATTCGACAATCTGTTCCTGGCCACCGGGCACGCGATGCTTGGCGTCACCCTGGCCCCGGTCACCGGGGAAGTGATGGCCGATCTGATGACCGGCGAAGGAAGTCCGATCGCCAAGCCGTTCGACCCCGGCCGGTTTCGGTGGTAGATGTCAAATCGTCGGCAAAACCATTCGAACATGGTCGGCAAACGCGCTGACGAGTGCCGCCGGCTGGTCGCTCTCGAATTTCAACGCAATGCTCACACTGGGCAACGAGGGTAGGCCGCTATCCAGGGGCAGAATGTGCAGATCGGCTGGCACCGCCGTCTGGGTCAGCACCGCAATCGCTTGGCCGGATCTCACCACCGCCGTCAGGCCGGCCACACTGCCGCTGGCGAAGGCGACCCGGTAGGCTATTCCCGCCCGCTCGAGGCACTTCCGGGCGGCCTGATGGTCGATCGCGTCGCGGTCTCCCAGGGCCAGTTGCAGCGGCTTCTGGCTCACGGCATTGGATCCGATGGAGC encodes:
- a CDS encoding sterol desaturase family protein; the protein is MDVIQASIPLFFALISLELLVARRTGRHLYRLNDSISDLSLGTVSQLVGIFVAIGTMIVYGAVEQAASIPRWLGLPDWSDRTPFPATDNLFGFGLDVWALGAWVTVFVLDDLAYYWLHRMSHEVNILWAGHVVHHSSEEYNLTVALRQSSLHGLMGWVFYMPLALLGIPVTMWVVCHGLNLIYQFWIHTRAIDQLPGPFEAMMNTPSHHRVHHGVNPQYQDRNYAGVFIIWDRLFRSFEPEVEPPVYGITKPLGSWNPVWANLHIFVEIARKAWRATAWKDKRRIIFGRPGWSPAELGESEHPTPVSPATYHKFDPPVARPFQAYAAAQFGATMIGAVALLAAVKTLPVGQTLAGAFYLILALSNVAAVLESRRWAPISETVRLIVLAAAAALLLAQGRGPTLLMIGCVAFALASTAWIVVLGARQ
- the bla gene encoding class A beta-lactamase → MPELRPWCKIGDNLCRNQRPMKMCYALVLASILGGPLAAQDRLDLLSAEIDRVAPLSGGVLGIGIHHLETGRELYVRGDDQFPMASSFKVPVAVQLLTLVDQGKLRLDSMVTLKPSDLHPGSGTLTNLFDDPGVSLSVRNLLELMLLISDNSATDILLRLAGGGEPVNARLRALGVSGISVDRPTVALIADAVGVRNLPPESELTPKVFRELSRQVTDDERKAAVEVFYHDPRDTATPKGMAALLRKIWRGEALSPESTALLIDIMYRCQTGQARIKGLLPPDVRVAHKTGTLGLGVAADVGVIELPGGGGHLIVTAFVKQSTKDGPEQERAIAQAARAAYDYFLFHPGR
- a CDS encoding serine hydrolase, producing MARIPAGGVTMVCSTRGRIWMAAGMLMAGGAPRAGRAQPAPLAGLDRYIESSMRAWKVPGLAMAVVHKGQIVLARGYGVRRVGSADPVTDETLFAIGSATKTFTATAIGMLAEQGKLGLDEPVIRYRPDFRLFDPVATREVTLRDLLSHRTGLAGGDFLWATGEFGRDEIVRRAGTIAPVWPFRSHFDYSNVMFIAAGQVAATVAGQSWDDLVKTRILDPLGMPATVTSVRSLPAGGNVATPHDPTDGEPRPVAWRNMDNTAAAGGINSNVRDMARWLQFQLGGGAVNGRQLVGRSFLDMMRKPETLIQRDGSWAMMSPEGHFMAYGLGWIMSDYRGRQLLQHGGGIDGMSAMVGLLPEADIGIVVLSNLNGNQLPLAVMMRVFDAYLQAPDRDWSGEYHQLGRGAEAAGKAEEQQRTRQLVAGTSPTLPPAGYVGTYREPTYGDLSVTMENGVLRARFGPEFVGRLEHLQFDTFRAVWDNPARETNYLNFTIDVTRRAAEADLYLWAPAHFKRVPE
- a CDS encoding class A beta-lactamase-related serine hydrolase, whose translation is MTRSVLLLLFLLAGSTALPAQTADRFAPIRASIKRFLDSTNTASVAVAVAKDGKILWEEGFGWANREKMIGATHHTMYSLASISKPVTATGLMILVDRGRVALDQPANDYLGLGKLTGLAGDASRATVRRVMGHTAGLPLHYQFYYADRGYGPPTMDEAISRYGNLVFPPGKLHEYSNLGFGIIDHIIERASGQRYADFMRSEVFLPLGLTRTAIDIPPGMEDFAAERYDGDQKPIPFYTFDHVGASAVYSSAHDLVRFGMFHLKNKLPDQRPILKPESVDLMHLPVAPASYGLGFGIAPDDMGFLRFGHTGGMPGVATAMNLYPTENLAIVVLANTGIRPDFIAQDIAAALLPRYADSLRVRRGRPAPAPRTFAATPELIGQWSGTMRTWDSTVAVRLLVKPDGDIHVWLGKQPRAILNEVSLIDGRLSGRFGGEIPTGDAKRWPHFVRLGLLLQDGTLKGQANAMSVTDPIMYSLASYVDLKKQP
- a CDS encoding class A beta-lactamase-related serine hydrolase, with protein sequence MTRSTWLSSLGLVLIGGAPGRSAADPDPKAIDAIFAKYDHTTAPGCAVGVFRNGQTIFGRGYGMADLNQGVPITTNTVFYIASTSKQFTAMSTALLAEQGKISLDDPVRKWVPELPAGADRVTIRHLVHHTSGLRDYLGLWGTSGRGFADEIPEEVGLDLIVRQKALDFEPGSRYSYSNSGYFLLSVIVHRASGKTLRQFAEANIFGPLGMTATHFHDNNAEIVGRRAEGYQPLPGGGFEIVRTSFALVGDGGLLTTIQDLARWDENFYANRLGTRGAALVDQVTTPGRLNTGEAQTYAFGLMAGQYRGQPVIEHGGSFIGYRAQLLRFPAQHFSVAVLCNDYTAQPERMAHQVADLYLADRLAPVAGPKTKAAGATLAADRLDRWVGSYELMPGAVSRVTRDGAALTMSVFGQVIPLAAIDDSTFDASPIADQVAFRMTAAGPAMTVKAIGIVDPVVRLSPPPAYTAAELQAFVGRYASDELDTWSVIEAKGDTLRARTRWAAWATLQPIAKDRFGVAGARVQFERDRAGKVTGYRVSAGRMQNVGFVRR
- a CDS encoding MFS transporter, which produces MTDPNRQPTRLIVLLSLLSLVGYALRSNIAIAQELMAPELGLTMADMGSISAWGFQLAYALFQVPAGFLADRLGARVVLGLAVVGWAVASFATGLIGGGAGVFLSLFAARVLLGISQAATYPAGSMAISQAVPVERRSTANAIFISTALLGSALAPLTLAPLMVQAGWRAVFIASGVVGLVAAGLWFLFAPLPKRGLGIALPLREQAKQALSLLKHRDLMLLSTAYLLHSAVFFVFIFWFFRYLTDGRGMSLLASGVWGSIPPFTAFLLGPLGGLAADRLGRKFGQGRGARRVAMGCLFAAAAFVVIGANLSSPFLAIGALSLSVACISAAEGPFWTTATALGRHAPGAAGGVLNLMGNLGGVISIWAVPRMRDPLGWTGLLGVWAGVAVVAALLWMAVRVERTAPPATA